One window from the genome of Magnolia sinica isolate HGM2019 chromosome 4, MsV1, whole genome shotgun sequence encodes:
- the LOC131242237 gene encoding uncharacterized ATP-dependent helicase C29A10.10c-like, with translation MGCRGKPFLDLNEPPAEEEEESSVVLCPQKIIPSSNPLPLDLFASSEGHPRIVNNHAFSHASSVSGFQPFVRIKAVHRSKAHVTQRADDSNNDASSSVVGNSEENKVTQLATSGTSGTQVVEREEGEWSDMEGTAEAALGSSVSGKQEGNVMVNGESGLKEGSDERNLFSSGKASATISHDVGPTDSNKKEVVDVITDENSHASLGSEPDPSASDGKTSDGNIKGEVPTDGTDESFMKQKEIKGVEASHALKCANNLGKRHKLDQHKEAMLGKKRNRQTVFLNLEDVKQAGPIKSPAPRRQTYSSPMTTRTVKEIRTIPAPAERTGERQGQQPVTKDQKQPDTFCNEGSSSLEFHDQKSESDGDINPGLQPRSKKLNNGSDFSAEVYPPPIPRQGSWKPTDSRQLRNQQPTNRKVAVAGQNRESPDTKTVIKKYPPSKKQTANITQYQDTSVERLLREVTNDKFWQQTEETDLQCVPGRFESVEEYVRVFEPLLFEECRAQLYSTWEEFTEMVSRDAHVMVRVKSVERRERGWYDVIVLPQHECKWTFKEGDVAILSTPRPGAAARPKKNNNHGLNEDDVESEVTGRVAGTVRRHSPIDTRDPLGAILHFYVGDSCDSNSKIDDDHILRKLQPKGIWYLTVLGSLATTQREYIALHAFRRLSLQMQNAILKPSPEHFPKYEEQPPAMPECFTQNFTEYLHRTFNGPQLSAIKWAAMHTAAGTSSAGMTKRQDPWPFTLVQGPPGTGKTHTVWGMLNVIHLVQYQHYYAALLKKLAPESHKQTNESNFESVSTGSIDEVLQSMDNNLFRILPKLCPKPRMLVCAPSNAATDELLARVLDRGFIDGEMKVYRPDVARVGVDSQTRAAQAVSVERRTEQLLVKGREEIIGWMQQLKLHEAKFSQQIACLQRELNVAAAAVRSQGSVGVDPDVLVARDHNRDALLQNLAAAVEGRDKVLVEISRLCILEGRFRSGSSFNLEEARSNLEASFANEAEIVFTTVSSSGRKLFSRLTHGFDMVVIDEAAQASEVAILPPLSLGAARCVLVGDPQQLPATVISKAAGTLLYSRSLFERFQQAGCPTMLLSVQYRMHPQIRDFPSRYFYQGRLTDSESVSNLPDEVYYKDPLLKPYVFFDVTHGRESHRGGSVSYQNIHEAQFCVRLYEHLQKTLKSCGGKKVSVGIITPYKLQLKCLQREFEEVLNSEEGKEIYINTVDAFQGQERDVIIMSCVRASNHGVGFVADIRRMNVALTRARRALWVMGNANALVQSEDWAALIADARSRKCFVDMNSIPKDFLVPKAPAYAPLLGKAPSNTRGMRMPGPRHRHLDMLPEPKSTTQSEDDEKSNMSISRNGSYRNLKA, from the exons CattctcacatgcatcttctgtctcAGGCTTTCAGCCTTTTGTTAGGATCAAAGCAGTGCATCGTTCCAAAGCGCATGTTACACAGAGGGCAGATGATTCAAATAATGATGCCTCATCATCCGTGGTAGGAAATAGTGAAGAAAATAAAGTAACACAGCTGGCGACTTCTGGCACTTCAGGTACTCAAGTGGTTGAAAGAGAAGAAGGGGAATGGTCTGATATGGAGGGTACTGCTGAAGCAGCATTAGGGAGCAGCGTGAGTGGAAAGCAAGAAGGAAATGTCATGGTTAATGGTGAATCTGGACTGAAGGAAGGTTCAGATGAAAGAAATCTTTTTAGTTCAGGAAAGGCGTCTGCAACTATTTCTCATGATGTTGGGCCAACTGATAGTAACAAGAAGGAAGTTGTGGATGTCATCACGGATGAGAATAGTCATGCATCTTTGGGATCAGAGCCGGATCCAAGTGCTAGTGATGGCAAAACTTCAGATGGTAATATTAAAGGAGAAGTACCTACAGATGGGACTGATGAATCTTTCATGAAACAAAAAGAGATAAAAGGGGTTGAAGCTAGTCATGCACTTAAGTGTGCGAATAATCTTGGAAAGAGGCATAAGCTTGACCAGCACAAGGAAGCAATGCTAGGGAAAAAGCGGAACAGACAGACTGTGTTTCTTAATTTGGAGGATGTTAAACAAGCTGGCCCTATTAAGAGTCCTGCCCCGAGGAGGCAAACTTATTCGTCACCTATGACCACACGTACAGTGAAGGAAATTCGTACTATTCCTGCCCCAGCTGAACGTACTGGAGAAAGGCAAGGGCAGCAGCCTGTAACAAAGGATCAGAAGCAACCTGATACATTCTGCAATGAAGGAAGTTCTTCCCTGGAGTTTCATGACCAGAAGTCCGAATCCGATGGTGATATCAATCCAGGACTCCAGCCTCGTTCTAAGAAGTTAAACAATGGGAGTGATTTTTCTGCAGAAGTATATCCACCTCCAATTCCAAGACAAGGGTCATGGAAGCCCACAGACTCAAGGCAGCTCAGGAATCAGCAGCCCACGAATAGGAAAGTGGCTGTGGCTGGTCAAAACAGGGAATCTCCAGATACGAAAACAGTAATCAAGAAGTATCCTCCCTCCAAGAAGCAAACTGCGAACATCACACAATATCAAGACACATCAGTGGAACGTCTTCTCCGGGAAGTGACCAATGATAAATTCTGGCAGCAGACAG AAGAGACAGACCTCCAGTGTGTCCCTGGACGATTTGAATCCGTAGAAGAGTATGTGAGAGTATTTGAGCCTTTGCTTTTCGAGGAATGTCGGGCACAACTATACAGCACTTGGGAGGAGTTCACGGAGATGGTCTCAAGAGATGCACATGTCATGGTTCGTGTAAAAAGTGTGGAAAGACGAGAAAGAG GATGGTATGATGTGATAGTTCTGCCGCAGCATGAATGCAAATGGACGTTTAAGGAGGGCGATGTTGCAATTCTTTCAACTCCCCGGCCTGGCGCAG CAGCCAGACCTAAGAAGAATAACAATCATGGTTTGAATGAGGATGATGTGGAGTCTGAAGTTACTGGGCGGGTTGCAGGTACTGTTAGGCGACATTCGCCTATTGATACCCGAGATCCTCTGGGAGCTATTCTTCATTTTTATGTTGGGGATTCTTGTGATTCTAATAG CAAGATAGACGATGATCACATTTTAAGGAAACTCCAGCCTAAGGGAATCTGGTATCTCACTGTGCTTGGATCTCTTGCAACTACACAACGTGAATATATTGCTTTGCATGCATTTCGTCGTCTCAGTTTGCAG ATGCAAAATGCGATCCTTAAACCCAGTCCAGAGCATTTTCCAAAATATGAAGAGCAGCCTCCTGCAATGCCTGAATGTTTTACACAAAATTTCACTGAATACCTGCATAGAACTTTCAATGGACCTCAATTGTCTGCAATTAAGTGGGCTGCGATGCATACAGCTGCTGGTACCAGCAGCGCTGGCATGACAAAAAGGCAAGATCCTTGGCCTTTTACTCTGGTTCAAGGCCCTCCGGGAACAGGGAAGACACATACAGTGTGGGGAATGCTGAATGTCATCCATCTAGTCCAGTACCAACACTATTATGCTGCACTTCTTAAGAAGCTTGCTCCTGAAAGCCATAAGCAAACGAATGAGAGCAATTTCGAGAGTGTCAGCACAGGATCCATTGATGAAGTCTTGCAGAGTATGGATAATAACCTCTTTCGAATTTTGCCAAAGCTTTGTCCAAAACCTCGAATGCTTGTATGCGCTCCATCGAATGCAGCCACTGATGAATTGCTGGCCCGTGTTCTTGATCGTGGATTCATTGATGGTGAAATGAAAGTATATCGACCTGATGTTGCTCGGGTTGGTGTTGATTCACAAACACGAGCTGCTCAGGCTGTTTCTGTTGAGCGTAGGACTGAACAGCTTTTAGTCAAGGGCCGTGAAGAAATTATTGGTTGGATGCAGCAGTTGAAACTCCATGAAGCTAAGTTCTCACAGCAAATAGCCTGTCTTCAGAGGGAACTCAATGTTGCAGCTGCAGCTGTTCGTTCTCAAGGATCTGTTGGTGTTGATCCTGATGTTCTTGTTGCCCGAGATCATAATCGAGATGCATTGCTGCAAAACCTTGCAGCAGCTGTGGAGGGAAGGGATAAAGTTCTGGTGGAAATCTCCCGCCTTTGCATCTTAGAAGGTAGGTTTCGTTCCGGTAGTAGCTTTAACTTGGAGGAAGCTCGCTCAAACCTTGAAGCCAGTTTTGCGAATGAAGCTGAGATTGTTTTTACAACAGTCTCGAGCAGTGGTCGTAAGTTATTTTCTCGCCTCACTCATGGTTTTGATATGGTTGTTATTGACGAGGCGGCCCAGGCCAGTGAAGTAGCAATTCTCCCTCCTCTTTCTCTTGGCGCTGCGCGATGTGTTCTTGTTGGGGATCCACAGCAGCTTCCTGCAACTGTTATTAGCAAGGCAGCTGGAACTTTATTATACAGTAGAAGTCTTTTCGAGAGGTTCCAACAAGCTGGCTGCCCTACTATGCTGTTATCTGTGCAGTACAGGATGCATCCTCAAATCCGTGATTTCCCGTCTAGGTACTTCTACCAAGGACGTTTGACTGACAGCGAGAGTGTTTCCAATTTGCCTGATGAGGTATACTACAAggatccattgttgaaaccttatgTATTTTTTGATGTTACTCACGGGCGAGAATCGCACAGAGGTGGGTCTGTTTCATATCAGAATATTCATGAGGCGCAGTTTTGTGTGCGGTTATATGAGCATCTTCAAAAGACTCTGAAGTCCTGTGGCGGGAAAAAGGTGTCTGTTGGCATAATTACACCATACAAACTACAGCTAAAGTGTCTTCAACGGGAATTTGAGGAGGTTTTAAATTCGGAAGAAGGTAAGGAGATATATATCAACACTGTAGATGCATTTCAGGGCCAGGAACGTGATGTCATAATCATGTCCTGTGTCCGTGCATCAAACCATGGTGTAGGCTTCGTTGCTGATATTCGTCGCATGAATGTCGCTCTCACTCGTGCAAGGAGAGCTTTATGG GTCATGGGAAATGCAAATGCTCTTGTGCAATCTGAAGACTGGGCCGCGTTGATTGCTGATGCCAGGTCAAGGAAGTGTTTTGTAGACATGAATTCTATCCCCAAGGACTTCTTGGTTCCGAAGGCTCCTGCTTATGCTCCTCTGCTGGGCAAGGCTCCCTCTAACACGAGGGGAATGAGGATGCCTGGACCGAGGCACAGACATTTGGACATGCTTCCAGAGCCCAAGTCTACAACACAGTCTGAAGATGACGAGAAGTCGAATATGTCGATTTCAAGGAACGGAAGTTACCGTAATTTAAAGGCGTAA